In Oscillatoria sp. FACHB-1407, one DNA window encodes the following:
- a CDS encoding MinD/ParA family ATP-binding protein has product MTKIISIHSFRGGTGKSNLTANLSAVVAAQGHRVGIIDTDIQSPGIHVIFGLDEGTMARSLNDYLWGRCTIGEAAYDVTPDAVSKGGGTIHLIPSSIKAGEIARILNEGYSVTMLNDGVRHLCQGLNLDYLFIDTHPGLNKETLLSIAISDNLIIILRPDRQDFQGTAVTLQVARKLDTAKISLVINKVLPSHDFKSIEEQIEQKFRAPVIGIFPLNEEMVQLSSGGIFCLEYSNHSYTHEVQKVAQQVLK; this is encoded by the coding sequence ATGACCAAGATTATTTCTATACACTCGTTTCGCGGTGGCACAGGTAAGTCTAACCTGACTGCCAACCTGTCTGCGGTTGTGGCTGCTCAAGGTCATCGTGTTGGCATTATCGACACTGACATCCAATCTCCTGGGATCCATGTCATTTTTGGGCTGGATGAGGGCACCATGGCGCGATCGCTCAACGATTATCTATGGGGACGTTGCACGATCGGGGAAGCCGCTTATGATGTTACCCCAGATGCTGTGTCTAAAGGGGGCGGCACAATTCACCTGATCCCCTCCAGCATCAAAGCAGGCGAAATCGCTCGAATTTTGAACGAGGGCTATAGCGTCACCATGCTCAATGATGGGGTGCGCCACCTCTGTCAGGGGTTAAACCTGGACTATCTCTTCATTGACACCCATCCGGGTCTAAACAAAGAGACTCTGTTATCCATCGCGATCTCTGACAACCTCATCATCATCTTGCGACCCGATCGCCAGGACTTTCAGGGTACGGCGGTGACGCTCCAAGTCGCTCGCAAGCTTGACACAGCCAAGATCTCCCTGGTCATCAACAAAGTGCTACCCAGCCACGATTTCAAATCCATTGAGGAGCAAATCGAGCAAAAGTTTCGCGCCCCTGTCATCGGCATCTTTCCGCTTAACGAGGAGATGGTGCAGCTATCGAGCGGCGGCATTTTTTGCCTGGAATATAGCAACCACAGCTATACCCATGAGGTTCAAAAAGTGGCACAGCAAGTTTTGAAGTAA
- a CDS encoding riboflavin synthase, translating to MFTGLIQSIGTIERVGQEELQITWGAMSLTPLQDDLAIGDSISVDGICLTVTQILSAGFIASASPETLRRTTLDQLQGTASVNLEASLRVGSKLGGHFVTGHVDGVGYLEAAVPSATAWEISFTVPDARVSRYIVSKGSIAVNGVSLTVAECSPSGDWFKVAVIPLTYAETNLQYLKPGDPVNLEGDVLGKYVEKFLRLAPAHSRAVAELEQAIAPAEQLTPAFLAEHGYL from the coding sequence GTGTTTACAGGACTGATTCAATCGATCGGAACTATTGAACGGGTGGGACAAGAGGAACTCCAGATTACCTGGGGGGCAATGTCCCTCACTCCATTACAAGACGATTTGGCGATCGGCGACAGTATTTCAGTAGACGGAATCTGCTTGACGGTGACGCAAATTCTTTCGGCTGGGTTTATCGCCTCTGCTTCCCCCGAAACCCTACGCCGCACTACCTTAGACCAGTTGCAGGGCACCGCCTCCGTCAACCTGGAGGCTTCCCTGCGTGTGGGCAGCAAACTGGGAGGGCATTTTGTTACAGGTCATGTAGATGGAGTGGGTTACCTCGAAGCGGCCGTGCCTAGTGCGACTGCCTGGGAGATTAGCTTTACCGTTCCAGATGCCAGGGTGTCTCGCTATATTGTCTCCAAAGGCAGTATTGCGGTGAATGGAGTGAGCCTCACGGTGGCAGAGTGTAGCCCCAGTGGAGACTGGTTTAAAGTGGCGGTGATTCCCCTGACCTACGCTGAGACTAACTTGCAATACCTCAAACCGGGTGACCCAGTCAATTTAGAAGGGGATGTGTTGGGTAAGTATGTTGAGAAGTTTTTGCGGTTGGCTCCTGCTCACTCCCGCGCTGTGGCTGAGCTAGAGCAAGCGATCGCCCCTGCTGAGCAACTCACCCCTGCTTTTTTAGCAGAGCATGGATATTTGTAA
- a CDS encoding bifunctional nuclease family protein, translated as MIEMKVAGIALDAATRSPIVLLRDAGDRRQLPIYIGQDQARAIIGALENQTPPRPLTHDLIVNILEDWDMTLERVVIHSLQDNTFYAVLTVRQGETKKEIDARPSDAIAIALRTKSSIWVVEEVVADASIPVDREADEAERQAFRDFLANLRPEDFSQRGQSKSGES; from the coding sequence ATGATCGAAATGAAAGTCGCTGGAATTGCCTTAGATGCTGCCACCCGTAGTCCAATCGTGTTGTTGCGAGATGCGGGGGATCGTCGCCAATTGCCAATTTATATTGGTCAAGATCAGGCAAGGGCAATTATTGGTGCTTTAGAGAATCAAACTCCACCGCGACCCTTAACTCACGACCTGATCGTCAATATCCTGGAAGATTGGGATATGACCCTGGAGCGGGTTGTGATTCACTCCCTGCAAGACAACACTTTCTATGCTGTTTTAACTGTTCGCCAGGGCGAAACTAAGAAGGAAATTGACGCTCGCCCCAGTGATGCGATCGCCATTGCCCTTCGGACTAAAAGCTCGATCTGGGTGGTCGAGGAAGTGGTAGCTGATGCGTCCATTCCTGTCGATCGCGAAGCAGATGAAGCCGAGCGTCAAGCTTTCCGAGATTTTCTGGCAAATCTGCGCCCTGAAGACTTTAGCCAACGGGGACAGTCTAAGAGCGGCGAAAGTTAA